The nucleotide sequence ACCGTGCCCGACGAGAAGGCACTCCAGTACACGATCACGAACACGGCCAAGAGCGGCAAATACCGGATCACCACCGACTACGTCACCGACCCGGCCCGCGCCACACTGGTCACGAACACCCGCTTCCAGTCGCTCGACGGCGGCAGCTACCGGCTCTACCTGCTGGCCAACCCGTCGATGGCGGGCGGCGGCGCGAACGACAACGCCTGGTGGGACTCGACCGGAGCCCTGATGGCGAGCGGAACCGAAACGCTGTTCGGCGGCACGGCCACGACGGTCGTCTCCGCGCTGCGCGTCTCGACCGGCTTCACCGCACACGACAACGGCTACAGCGGCGCGGCCAGCGACTGCCTGGTCGACTTGCGCGCCGACAAGACCTTGACCAACCAGTTCGACGCCGTCTCCGGCACCGGCAACGTCGTCCAGTGTGGACAGATCCCGGTGGGCACCGACACGACCTTCACCGTCGCGCAAGGCTACGGCGACACGACGGCAGCGGCGACGTCCGCCGCAAGCGGCTCGCTGAGCAGCGGGTTCACCGCGGTGGCAAGTTCCTACCGCAGCGGCTGGAACGCGTACGTGAACTCCCTCAAACCCGCTCCGGCCAGCGTTTCCGGAGACACGCAGCGGCGTCGCGCCTACTACGTCGCGGCCATGGCGCTGAAGACCGCCGAAGACAAACAGCACCCCGGCGCGAGCGTCGCAGGCCTCGCCACCCCCTGGGGCAACTTCACGAACGGTGACCAGCTCAACGACGGCTACCACCGCGTCTGGGGCCGCGACCTCTACCAGCAGGCCACCGGGCTCCTGGCCGCGGGCGACAGCGCGCAGGCCAAGCGGATGGCCCAGTTCCTCTGGAACGCGCAGTGGATCGGCAGCCCCACGGCCGGCGACGGCATGACGTACCCGGCGGGGTCCTTCCCGCGCTACAGCCCGGTGTCCGGCGTCGCCGGGGCGAGCGCCCAGCAGCTCGGCTGCTGCGAACAGCTCGACCAGGACGCCGACGCGATCCTGCTGGCCTGGCTGACCGGCCTCACCGACGCCTCGACCTACGCCAAGGTCAAGACGACGGCGAACCACATCGTCGCCACCGGCCCGGACACCACCGAGCGGTGGGAGGAGCAGTACGGCAAGTCGCCGTCTTCGGTGGCCGCGGAGATCGCCGGGCTGATCGCGGCGGGGGCCATCGCGCGGGCGAACGGCGACACGGCGAGCGCGTCGTCGTGGGAGTCCACGGCGGACTCGTGGCGGAACTCCCTGGCCGGCTGGACCGTCACGACGTCCGGCTACTGGGGCGGCCACACCTACTACGAGCGCCTCGACCGCGCCGGCAACCCGAACGACACCGCGACGATCTGCTTCGACGAAGGCTGCTTCTACGAACACGACGTGACCGACTTCGGCTTCCTCGACCTGGTGCGGCTCGGCATCCGCCCGGCCGGGGACGCGACGATCGCCAACTCGGTGGCGCCGACGGCCGCGGCGTCGGACGGCAACTCGGCGCTGCAGGTGACGCTGCCGAACGGCGACGTCTACTTCCACCGGTACCCGCACGACAACTACGGCGAGAGCACCGCGAACTGCAGCGGCTGGCCGGCCGGCGGTGCCCAGCGGTTCGGCCGGCTGTGGCCGGTGCTGTCGGGGGAGCGCGGGCAGTACGAGCTCGCCAACGGCCGCTCCGCCGCGGTCTACCTCAAGTCCATGGCGGACTCGGCCAACGAAGGCTACTTCGTGCCCGAGCAGGTCTGGGACCGCGCGGACGTCGGCTGCTTCGGCCTCGGCCGGCCGACCGGCAGCGCGGGCCCGCTGATGTGGGCCGAGGGCCAGTACCTGCGGCTGGCGCAGAGCATGGACGCGGGCCACAACCTCGACACGCCCTCGATCGTCAAGGCCCGCTACGGCACCTGACACGCCCTCTCGGCGTGTCGTCCCTCCAATCACGCGTGTCGTCCGTTCAAGCACGCGTTCCGTCACCGCACCAGGCGGACGGTCTTCGCCGCCGGGGCGAAGGTCGCCGTCTGGCCGCGGGTGAGGGCGACCGTGTCGGCCTCGAGCCCGTCGCCGAACGCGACCAGGCGGTCGGATTCGACCTCGACCGTCAGCGGCGCCTGCGTCAGGTCGCCCTCGGTGCAGGTGGTCCCGGTCGACGGCGACGGCCACGCCTCCCGCACGAACCAGACCAGCCGGGCCTCGCCGGGGGACGGCAGGGGCAGCCCGCTGCGGCGTTCCCGCCACACCGAGCCGCACCAGCCGGTGGCCCCGGTGCCCGTCCCGACCAGGATTCCCGACGACGCCTGGCGTTCCGCCCGCCCGCCACCGACCCCCAGCCGGTAGCGGGCCGTCTGGTGCCCGGCGTGCCCGAGGTAGATCTCGTTGAGGGCGAGCAGCCGCTGGCCGTCGTCCGCGGTGAGCTCGGCCATCGTCCGGTGCTCGACGTCGTTCGCGGACCGCACCAGGTCCGCGAACGCCTCGACCGGGTGCTTGACCAGGACACCCGGCTCGCCGGGCGCCACGCCGATCACCGGCTGGCCGTCGAGGTACTTGGCCACGTTGGCGACCAGGCCGTCCTGCCCGACCACCACGACGACGTCCTCCGGGGTGAACAGGAACCGGTCGAGGTCCGCGCGTTCGACCTCGCCGCGGCGCCAGTCCAGCGGGATGGCGGCACTGGCCGCGGTGAGGGCGGCGCGCACGGCCGCGTCCGCTGCGGTGACCTCGGCGAGGTCGCGGCCGCGGGTGCGCAGGAAGAACTCGGCCTGGCCGCGGGTGCCGTGGCGGGCGACGAGCTCGGCCAGCTCGGTGCGGCGGTGGACGAGCACGACCCGCGGGGCGAGGCTCACGAGCGCACACCCAGCTTCGTCAGCAGCGGCGTGAGCAGGTCCGGGGTGAGCACGAGGCTGTCGATCTGCGGCAGGTTCCCCGCGAGCTCCTTCAGCGCCAGCCCGGTCAGCACGCCCTCGGGCAGGTCGCGGTACGCCGCCAGCCGGGCTGCTTCACCGGCCGCTTCCGCCTCGCCGAGCGCTCGCTTCCCTTCGGCCTGCACCTGCGTGAGCCGCTGCTCGCGCGAAGCCCGCGCCTCCGTCTCGATCCGGTTCGCCGCCGCGGCTTCTTCGGCCTGGCGCCGGGCGTTCGCGCCGCGCTGGGCGAGCAGCTGCTCCTCCCGGCGGGCCAGCTCGATCTGGCTCTGCAGCTCGTTTTCGCTGATCGCGCGTTCACGTTCGACGGCGAGCGCGCGCCGCTGGAAGGTCGCGCGGTCGGCCTCCTGCTGCACCTTCTCCCGCGCGGTCGTCTGGAGCGCCTTCTCGACCTCCGGCTCGGCCCGGATCGCGACGACCCGGACGTCGATCACCGCCGAACCGGTCTGCGCGAGCCGCGTGTCCTCTTCGGCCAGGCCCGCGCGGATCCGGTCGCGGACCGCGCGGACGCCGTCGACGAGGGCTTGTTCGAGCGGGGTGCGGGTCAGCACCTCGACCGCGTACTGCTGGACGTTTTCCGTCAGCAGCCCGCTGATCTGGGCCAGGGGGTCGCTTCGCCAGCGGCCGGTGTCCGGGTCGATGGAGAAGTCGATGCGCTGCGCGGCCAGCGCCGGGTCCTCGATCCGGAAGGTGAGGGCGAGCTGGACGGTGACGTCCTGGTAGTCGGCCGTGCGGGCGTGGAACAGCAGCGGCAGTTCGCGGTCGTCGACCGGGACTTCCGAGACGACGGCCGTCAGCGGCCGGTACCAGAACGACAGCCCGAGGCCGTCGTGCGCGAGCTTGCCGCGGCGGTAGTGGCGGATGTGCACGGTGGGCGCACCGCGCAGGTGCCGGAACCCGAACCTGCGGTTGATGTCGGCCATGGAGCCCTCCTCTTATCGTCGTGGTGACGATATGGGGTCGGCTCGCTAATCGTCAAGCTGACGATTAGGGTGGGTGGCATGGGTCACCCACCGTTCGCCGTCACCGTGGACCTCGTCGTGCTCACCTTGACCGGGGACGAGCTGTGCGCGCTGCTGGTGCGCCGGGGAGTGGAGCCGTACCTCGGCGAGTGGGCGCTGCCGGGCGGGTTCGTCCGGGCGGACGAGGACCTGGCGGACGCGGCGCGGCGCGAGCTGGCGGAGGAGACGGGGCTGGCGCCGGGGACCGTCCACATCGAACAGCTGGCGGGCTACGGCGCCCCGGATCGCGACCCGCGGATGCGGGTGGTGACGGTGGCGTACCTGGCGCTGGCGCCGGACCTGCCGGTCCCGCGCGCGGGCACGGACGCGGCGGAGGCCCGCTGGGCACCGGTGCGCACACTGCGGGCCGAGCGCCTGGCGTTCGACCACGACCGCATCCTGGCCGACGGCGTCGAGCGCGCCCGCGCGAAACTGGAGTATTCCCCGCTGGCGACGGCGTTCTGCGCGCCGGAGTTCACGGTCGCGGAGCTGCGCCGGGTGTACGAACTGGTCTGGGACACCCGGCTCGACCCCCGCAACTTCCACCGCAAGGTGACGGGCACGGACGGCCTGCTGGAGCCGACGGGCCGGACGACCACCCGCGACGGCGGCCGCCCGGCCCGGCTCTACCGGCGGGGTGCGGCGGAAGTGCTGTACCCGCCGATGTTGCGGAGCTGACGTCGCGGCCCGCCGTACCGCACCGATCCGACGCTCATGCCGCCCGGGCGGGAACCA is from Amycolatopsis mediterranei and encodes:
- a CDS encoding NUDIX hydrolase; its protein translation is MGHPPFAVTVDLVVLTLTGDELCALLVRRGVEPYLGEWALPGGFVRADEDLADAARRELAEETGLAPGTVHIEQLAGYGAPDRDPRMRVVTVAYLALAPDLPVPRAGTDAAEARWAPVRTLRAERLAFDHDRILADGVERARAKLEYSPLATAFCAPEFTVAELRRVYELVWDTRLDPRNFHRKVTGTDGLLEPTGRTTTRDGGRPARLYRRGAAEVLYPPMLRS
- a CDS encoding glycoside hydrolase family 15 protein — protein: MISWKALLACTGTAILLAAALPATALATGTATDCCGGGASWATGNKSALGTATTTTSPVWFTVADGITSEVFYPRADIPNSQDRQFIVTDGSTFVDLERDATNHVVTVPDEKALQYTITNTAKSGKYRITTDYVTDPARATLVTNTRFQSLDGGSYRLYLLANPSMAGGGANDNAWWDSTGALMASGTETLFGGTATTVVSALRVSTGFTAHDNGYSGAASDCLVDLRADKTLTNQFDAVSGTGNVVQCGQIPVGTDTTFTVAQGYGDTTAAATSAASGSLSSGFTAVASSYRSGWNAYVNSLKPAPASVSGDTQRRRAYYVAAMALKTAEDKQHPGASVAGLATPWGNFTNGDQLNDGYHRVWGRDLYQQATGLLAAGDSAQAKRMAQFLWNAQWIGSPTAGDGMTYPAGSFPRYSPVSGVAGASAQQLGCCEQLDQDADAILLAWLTGLTDASTYAKVKTTANHIVATGPDTTERWEEQYGKSPSSVAAEIAGLIAAGAIARANGDTASASSWESTADSWRNSLAGWTVTTSGYWGGHTYYERLDRAGNPNDTATICFDEGCFYEHDVTDFGFLDLVRLGIRPAGDATIANSVAPTAAASDGNSALQVTLPNGDVYFHRYPHDNYGESTANCSGWPAGGAQRFGRLWPVLSGERGQYELANGRSAAVYLKSMADSANEGYFVPEQVWDRADVGCFGLGRPTGSAGPLMWAEGQYLRLAQSMDAGHNLDTPSIVKARYGT
- a CDS encoding SPFH domain-containing protein, yielding MADINRRFGFRHLRGAPTVHIRHYRRGKLAHDGLGLSFWYRPLTAVVSEVPVDDRELPLLFHARTADYQDVTVQLALTFRIEDPALAAQRIDFSIDPDTGRWRSDPLAQISGLLTENVQQYAVEVLTRTPLEQALVDGVRAVRDRIRAGLAEEDTRLAQTGSAVIDVRVVAIRAEPEVEKALQTTAREKVQQEADRATFQRRALAVERERAISENELQSQIELARREEQLLAQRGANARRQAEEAAAANRIETEARASREQRLTQVQAEGKRALGEAEAAGEAARLAAYRDLPEGVLTGLALKELAGNLPQIDSLVLTPDLLTPLLTKLGVRS
- a CDS encoding NAD(+)/NADH kinase, encoding MSLAPRVVLVHRRTELAELVARHGTRGQAEFFLRTRGRDLAEVTAADAAVRAALTAASAAIPLDWRRGEVERADLDRFLFTPEDVVVVVGQDGLVANVAKYLDGQPVIGVAPGEPGVLVKHPVEAFADLVRSANDVEHRTMAELTADDGQRLLALNEIYLGHAGHQTARYRLGVGGGRAERQASSGILVGTGTGATGWCGSVWRERRSGLPLPSPGEARLVWFVREAWPSPSTGTTCTEGDLTQAPLTVEVESDRLVAFGDGLEADTVALTRGQTATFAPAAKTVRLVR